From a region of the Triticum aestivum cultivar Chinese Spring chromosome 7D, IWGSC CS RefSeq v2.1, whole genome shotgun sequence genome:
- the LOC123169226 gene encoding acyl transferase 1-like produces the protein MPSFVARRKKPELVLPAQATPHETLALSDVDDAIDLRFLQPAIEFFRAVDIDIDDHGLGRPATAAKVVKAALAKALVHYYPLAGRLREAAGGKLAVECTGEGVVFVEAEADVSMDELGKPSPLPPYPCVEELLCEVGDPRVVLGVPLFFMQVTQLRCGGFVIGLHICHNIADGYGTTQFLKCIADLARTGGDASQIVLPVWNREILTARIPPHINPEFVGFLQRLGSKGDDVMLSTPPEEMVVRFFLFGPEDIAALRSHHAPAHLSPPATSFELLTAVMWRCRTVALGYEHHQRVGLIFSMNVRGGGKRHGLVPHGFYGNALFYPVADTTAGELSGNPLGYTLGLIREAKRNMTDDNMESMVDFMASLHGRPPLTIDKMYEVSDMKWIGQEALDFRWAKRVGGGLPMVGDISFDSVSCHMRCKNGKGQDVIVINMILPGPAMDKFEKEIAVWVCNGQDEK, from the exons ATGCCATCCTTTGTGGCGCGTCGGAAAAAACCAGAGCTCGTGCTACCGGCGCAAGCAACACCGCACGAGACTCTGGCTCTCTCCGACGTTGACGACGCCATAGACCTGCGATTTCTGCAGCCTGCCATCGAGTTCTTTCGTGCTGTCGACATCGACATTGATGACCACGGGCTGGGGCGGCCTGCCACAGCTGCCAAGGTAGTCAAGGCGGCCCTCGCGAAGGCTCTGGTGCACTACTACCCGCTGGCAGGCCGTCTCCGGGAGGCTGCTGGGGGAAAACTAGCCGTCGAGTGCACAGGGGAAGGCGTCGTGTTCGTGGAGGCGGAGGCAGACGTGTCCATGGATGAGCTCGGCAAGCCGTCGCCTCTGCCACCATACCCGTGCGTGGAAGAACTGTTGTGCGAGGTGGGCGACCCTAGGGTTGTTCTTGGAGTTCCCTTGTTCTTCATGCAG GTAACCCAGCTGAGATGTGGAGGATTTGTGATTGGTCTTCACATATGCCACAACATCGCCGACGGCTACGGCACCACTCAATTCCTGAAATGCATCGCCGACTTGGCTCGTACCGGTGGTGATGCCTCCCAAATCGTATTGCCCGTGTGGAATAGAGAGATCCTGACCGCACGCATCCCACCGCACATAAACCCAGAATTCGTGGGATTCCTCCAAAGATTAGGCAGCAAAGGCGATGATGTTATGTTGTCAACACCGCCGGAAGAAATGGTCGTCCGCTTCTTCCTCTTCGGCCCAGAAGACATCGCAGCACTACGTAGCCACCATGCCCCCGCACATCTTTCGCCACCAGCGACAAGCTTCGAGCTTCTGACCGCGGTCATGTGGCGTTGCCGCACGGTGGCGCTCGGCTATGAGCACCACCAGCGGGTGGGCCTAATTTTCTCTATGAATGTGCGCGGGGGTGGGAAGCGCCATGGACTCGTCCCGCATGGGTTTTACGGCAACGCACTATTCTACCCTGTGGCAGACACGACCGCCGGAGAGCTATCTGGCAACCCGCTTGGCTACACACTCGGACTCATCCGTGAGGCCAAGCGCAACATGACAGACGACAACATGGAGTCCATGGTGGATTTCATGGCATCTCTACATGGGCGGCCACCTCTCACCATTGACAAAATGTATGAGGTCTCTGACATGAAATGGATTGGACAGGAGGCACTGGACTTCCGATGGGCGAAGCGAGTTGGCGGCGGCTTACCCATGGTGGGGGACATCTCCTTCGACTCTGTGAGTTGCCACATGAGGTGTAAGAATGGCAAGGGTCAGGACGTGATCGTGATAAACATGATATTGCCAGGACCTGCAATGGACAAGTTTGAGAAGGAGATTGCTGTTTGGGTGTGCAATGGACAAGACGAAAAGTAG